Proteins found in one Vallitalea guaymasensis genomic segment:
- a CDS encoding FAD-dependent oxidoreductase, which yields MKDKIIKAIKSVKELSCYDIGIEISSDKIVTLTGEVDEWQHVVDIGHIVAKVKGVNNVVNDITARGITIPQKDNSQKIKKTLQENVHKKCDILIIGAGICGCAIARELSKYNLSTIIVEKNSDIAEEATKANNGNIHPGVLAKPGTLKAKLNLRGNELYTKLSEDLNFKLIRSGSLNVVYDKSEWRKMLGLKFLKKSKLGYLVKPARQFMKVPGLEWLDKEEVNKLEPNLKGEPIGGFLMSTMGLVEPYEVCIAFAENAVQNGVTFMLDTEVLDVLTEDGKTKGVITNKCIIESKYVINCAGVYTDNIAEMAGDRFFTIHPRRGAIAIFDKNRKGFFNRPAGTRSGRSKSTNSKGGGACVTPEGNLLWGPTATEIPSKEDKSVEASDMDYIIKLGQRVTDEVKKSEVITFFAGIRAADYKEDFIIGMSKKVKGFINVAGIQSPGLASAPAIAEMVGGIIKDDMGDMPLNKNFNPVRKPKVQFRDLSHEEQDELIKMNPKYGNIICRCELITEGEILDAIHSEIPATTIDAIKRRTRAGMGRCQGGFCGPRVLEILARELKKEPTEITLKGSDSYVLDKNSRV from the coding sequence ATGAAAGATAAGATTATAAAAGCCATAAAAAGTGTAAAAGAACTTTCTTGTTATGATATAGGCATAGAAATCTCATCTGACAAAATTGTTACTCTGACAGGGGAAGTTGATGAATGGCAGCATGTAGTAGATATTGGTCATATTGTTGCAAAAGTAAAAGGTGTTAATAATGTGGTGAACGATATAACAGCACGGGGGATAACTATACCACAAAAAGATAATAGCCAAAAAATCAAAAAGACTCTGCAAGAGAATGTACATAAGAAATGCGATATCTTAATAATAGGCGCAGGGATCTGTGGCTGTGCAATTGCAAGAGAATTATCCAAATACAATCTAAGCACAATAATAGTTGAAAAGAACAGTGATATAGCAGAAGAAGCAACAAAAGCCAATAATGGTAATATTCATCCAGGGGTTCTAGCTAAACCTGGGACTTTAAAAGCAAAACTCAATCTAAGAGGCAATGAATTATATACAAAGCTGTCTGAAGACCTTAATTTTAAACTAATAAGATCTGGTTCCTTAAACGTTGTTTATGATAAAAGTGAATGGAGAAAGATGTTAGGACTCAAGTTCCTAAAAAAATCTAAACTAGGATATCTAGTTAAGCCAGCGAGACAATTTATGAAAGTTCCTGGACTAGAATGGTTGGATAAAGAAGAGGTCAATAAATTAGAACCAAACCTAAAAGGTGAGCCTATTGGAGGATTTTTAATGTCCACAATGGGATTGGTTGAACCTTATGAAGTATGTATAGCCTTTGCAGAAAATGCAGTCCAGAATGGGGTAACATTCATGTTGGATACAGAAGTCCTAGATGTACTGACAGAAGACGGAAAGACTAAAGGGGTAATAACCAATAAATGCATCATTGAAAGTAAATATGTCATTAATTGTGCTGGAGTATATACAGATAACATAGCTGAGATGGCTGGAGACAGATTTTTTACAATTCATCCTAGAAGAGGTGCCATAGCCATATTTGATAAGAATAGAAAAGGTTTCTTTAACAGACCAGCTGGAACAAGAAGTGGACGAAGTAAAAGTACTAACTCAAAAGGCGGTGGAGCTTGTGTAACGCCAGAAGGAAATCTATTATGGGGACCAACTGCTACAGAGATTCCATCTAAAGAAGATAAGTCAGTAGAAGCTAGTGATATGGATTATATAATAAAATTAGGTCAGCGTGTTACAGATGAAGTCAAGAAATCAGAAGTAATCACTTTTTTTGCAGGTATCAGAGCGGCAGATTATAAAGAAGATTTTATAATAGGTATGTCAAAAAAAGTAAAAGGGTTTATCAATGTAGCAGGAATACAATCACCTGGGTTAGCATCGGCACCTGCAATAGCAGAAATGGTTGGAGGAATAATAAAAGATGATATGGGGGATATGCCTCTAAATAAAAACTTTAATCCAGTTAGGAAACCTAAGGTACAATTCAGGGACTTATCCCATGAAGAACAAGATGAACTAATAAAGATGAATCCCAAATACGGGAATATAATATGTAGATGTGAGCTAATAACCGAAGGAGAAATATTAGATGCTATACATTCTGAAATACCAGCAACAACTATAGATGCTATAAAACGTAGAACAAGAGCTGGAATGGGTAGATGCCAAGGTGGTTTTTGTGGTCCTAGAGTATTAGAAATACTTGCTAGGGAGTTGAAAAAAGAACCTACAGAAATAACTCTAAAAGGTTCAGATTCATATGTCCTAGATAAAAACAGTAGAGTGTAA
- a CDS encoding NAD(P)/FAD-dependent oxidoreductase: MKYIETDVAVIGGGPAGLAAATEAKRQGVENVLIIERDVELGGILQQCIHDGFGLHRFGKRLSGCEYAENFIEEVDNQDIDVKIKTIVLEITKEKIIYAMNESEGMMRIKCGAIILAMGCRERTRSQVFIWGTRPSGVLTAGTVQRYINMEGYLPGKKAVILGSGDIGLIMARRMTLEGIKVEGVYELMSSPGGLTRNICQCLDDYNIPMHLSTTVVRIHGNKKLEGVTVAQVDNNRNPIKGTEKYIECDLLVLAVGLIPENELSRKLEVKIDPRTKGPVVDESFMTSVEGVFAAGNVVTVFDLVDYVSITGEIAGRGAARYLEGNLNLKDEYQSVVPGENVNFVVPQIIRKNNLEEQLPIYFRVKQKEKKVKVIGEIDGEICLDKKHVVVLPPEMIVENIKSEKIKSSNNELTISVKVG, encoded by the coding sequence ATGAAATATATTGAAACAGACGTAGCTGTTATCGGTGGCGGACCAGCTGGGTTAGCAGCGGCTACAGAAGCTAAGAGACAAGGCGTAGAAAATGTACTTATAATTGAAAGAGATGTAGAATTAGGCGGAATCTTACAGCAATGCATACATGATGGGTTCGGATTGCATAGATTTGGAAAAAGATTATCCGGTTGTGAGTATGCTGAGAATTTTATAGAAGAAGTAGATAATCAAGATATAGATGTAAAGATAAAAACTATAGTCTTAGAAATAACTAAAGAAAAGATAATATATGCAATGAATGAGTCTGAAGGCATGATGAGAATAAAATGTGGAGCAATCATCCTTGCCATGGGATGTAGAGAAAGAACCCGTTCCCAAGTATTTATATGGGGTACAAGACCAAGTGGTGTACTTACGGCAGGTACTGTACAGAGATATATAAATATGGAAGGATATCTCCCAGGTAAAAAAGCAGTAATTCTTGGTTCAGGTGATATTGGACTTATTATGGCAAGAAGAATGACACTTGAAGGTATTAAGGTAGAAGGTGTCTATGAGCTAATGAGTTCTCCAGGAGGATTAACACGAAATATCTGTCAATGCTTGGATGATTATAATATACCAATGCACCTGTCAACAACAGTTGTAAGAATACATGGTAACAAGAAATTGGAAGGTGTGACAGTAGCCCAGGTAGATAATAATAGAAATCCTATAAAGGGTACAGAAAAATACATTGAATGCGATTTATTGGTTCTTGCAGTTGGATTAATACCTGAAAATGAATTGTCTAGAAAACTGGAAGTCAAGATTGATCCAAGAACAAAAGGACCAGTGGTAGACGAAAGTTTCATGACATCAGTTGAAGGTGTTTTTGCTGCTGGAAATGTAGTGACGGTATTTGATTTAGTAGATTATGTATCCATAACGGGAGAGATAGCAGGTCGTGGAGCAGCTAGATATCTGGAAGGGAATCTTAATCTGAAAGATGAATATCAATCAGTTGTTCCTGGTGAAAACGTTAATTTTGTAGTACCACAGATAATCAGGAAAAACAACTTGGAAGAACAGCTTCCTATATATTTTAGAGTTAAGCAGAAAGAGAAAAAAGTTAAAGTGATTGGTGAAATTGACGGAGAGATTTGTTTGGATAAAAAACATGTCGTAGTATTACCACCTGAAATGATTGTTGAAAATATAAAAAGTGAAAAAATCAAGTCAAGTAATAATGAGTTGACCATTAGTGTAAAGGTGGGGTAG
- a CDS encoding DUF1667 domain-containing protein translates to MKKEFTCIVCPMSCHLTVYQEGDNIIVEGNTCNRGKVFGENEYVNPKRMLTTTVKIDGSHLKRLPVISNDEIPKSKIFECVNELYKMTVRAPINRGDIIIKDICNTNVDIVASRSIAKIS, encoded by the coding sequence ATGAAAAAAGAATTTACATGTATTGTTTGTCCTATGAGTTGCCATCTGACTGTTTATCAAGAAGGAGATAATATAATTGTAGAAGGAAATACTTGCAATAGAGGTAAGGTGTTCGGTGAAAACGAATATGTTAATCCTAAAAGAATGTTGACAACTACAGTAAAAATAGATGGAAGTCATTTGAAAAGATTGCCAGTAATCAGTAATGATGAGATACCAAAAAGTAAAATATTTGAATGTGTCAATGAATTGTACAAAATGACAGTTAGAGCACCAATTAATAGAGGGGATATTATAATAAAGGATATATGTAATACAAATGTAGATATTGTAGCATCTAGAAGTATAGCAAAAATATCTTAG
- a CDS encoding arylsulfatase yields MEASRPNFVFIFPDQWRGDCLGKDDNPIIETPYLDALASEGVMFNHAYAAAPSCIPARACLATGQTPSTCGRPGYRDGIPWRYEHTLMKELRDGGYHTMCVGKTHFYPQRVRLGFEELRLYDPQEKLGDVKSDYHRWLEKETNGKVKDPAIEWNNNTWMRYSWEADEYLHPTNWTTDNAIEMLENRDPHRPFFIQIGYHRPHSPYDPPKYYYDLYKDKELPPIPVGDWAKKENSREIEEVDSFRGELPDYLLDRMRRAYYGSITHIDAQIGRLIFWLKKNRLYDNTYIIFCSDHGDLMGDHLSFRKVTPMEGSARIPFIIRTPESKITGKRTLPVTHMDIMPTILEAAKLKIPEEVEGISLLSALEGKDEKTRTFIHGEHSFVSKNMVEGWQFVTDGKEKYIWESYSGKEYFFDLENDPNEMKNIINDEKQHDKIQLWKNLMIDTLKERKEDGLVEDGKLVSGRYAPEVREYLCK; encoded by the coding sequence ATGGAAGCTAGTAGACCTAATTTTGTTTTTATATTTCCAGATCAATGGAGAGGTGATTGTTTAGGAAAAGATGATAACCCTATTATAGAGACGCCTTACTTGGATGCTCTGGCATCTGAAGGAGTAATGTTCAATCATGCTTATGCAGCTGCACCTAGTTGTATTCCAGCTAGAGCATGTCTTGCAACAGGGCAGACTCCGTCAACTTGCGGCAGACCAGGATATAGGGATGGCATCCCTTGGAGATATGAACATACATTAATGAAGGAGCTTCGTGATGGAGGCTATCATACAATGTGTGTAGGAAAGACACATTTTTATCCACAAAGGGTAAGATTAGGGTTTGAGGAACTCAGATTGTATGACCCGCAGGAGAAGTTAGGTGATGTTAAGAGCGATTATCATCGCTGGCTTGAAAAAGAAACCAATGGGAAAGTAAAAGACCCAGCAATAGAGTGGAATAATAATACATGGATGAGGTATAGTTGGGAAGCAGACGAATATCTTCATCCTACTAATTGGACTACTGATAATGCAATAGAAATGCTTGAAAACAGAGATCCCCACAGACCATTTTTTATACAAATAGGATACCACAGACCTCATTCACCATATGATCCACCAAAATATTATTATGATCTGTATAAAGACAAGGAATTGCCACCTATTCCAGTGGGGGATTGGGCAAAAAAAGAAAATAGTAGAGAAATAGAGGAAGTTGATTCTTTTAGAGGGGAATTACCTGATTATCTGTTAGATAGGATGCGAAGAGCATATTACGGCTCAATTACTCATATTGATGCCCAAATAGGACGCTTGATTTTCTGGCTGAAGAAAAATAGGTTATATGATAATACATACATAATCTTTTGCTCCGATCATGGAGATTTGATGGGTGACCATCTATCATTCAGAAAAGTAACTCCAATGGAAGGTTCTGCAAGGATTCCTTTTATAATAAGAACCCCTGAAAGTAAGATAACAGGAAAAAGAACACTTCCTGTTACCCATATGGACATTATGCCTACAATACTTGAAGCAGCCAAACTAAAAATACCAGAAGAAGTAGAAGGTATAAGTCTTTTATCTGCATTAGAAGGAAAAGATGAAAAAACTAGAACATTTATACATGGAGAACATAGTTTTGTTAGTAAGAATATGGTTGAAGGATGGCAATTTGTTACTGATGGAAAAGAAAAATATATATGGGAAAGTTATTCAGGAAAAGAGTATTTCTTTGATTTAGAAAACGACCCTAATGAAATGAAAAATATTATTAATGATGAAAAGCAACATGATAAGATTCAGTTATGGAAGAATCTTATGATTGATACATTAAAAGAACGTAAAGAAGACGGATTGGTAGAAGATGGCAAATTAGTATCAGGCAGATATGCTCCAGAAGTAAGAGAATATCTATGTAAATAA
- a CDS encoding cold-shock protein has translation MKTGIVKWFNSEKGFGFICVEGEDDVFVHFSAIQGDGFKTLEEGQKVEFEVVEGARGPQAENVVKL, from the coding sequence ATGAAAACAGGTATCGTAAAATGGTTTAACAGCGAAAAAGGATTTGGATTCATTTGTGTTGAAGGTGAAGATGATGTATTTGTACATTTTTCTGCAATTCAAGGTGATGGATTTAAAACTCTAGAAGAAGGCCAAAAAGTTGAATTCGAAGTTGTCGAAGGCGCTAGAGGACCTCAAGCAGAGAATGTAGTTAAGCTATAA
- a CDS encoding glutamate synthase subunit beta has protein sequence MGKATGFKEFERKLGNYKPELDRVNNFDDIYVPLEDEEIKVQASRCMDCGVPFCSYNCPLGNIIPDYNDLVYNNQWDKALEVLHTTNNFPEFTGKICPALCESGCVLGINRKPITCKQIELAIIEKGWEKGIVKPQPPAVYTGKKIAVVGSGPSGLAAAQQLARVGHTVTVYERADAIGGCLRYGIPDYKLPQLYIDRRVNQMEEEGVDFKTNTNVGKDVSVEDLKNKYDVICLTGGSTTPRDLDVSGRNLDGIHFAMEFLPQANKRNVGKDIPANESITAKDKKVIVIGGGDTGSDCVGTSIRQGAADVIQLELLDAPPADRSSGQPWPVYPMILRTSTSHKEAMAKFGKDIRNYSIATKSFEGKDGKVTKINCVKLKWSTDENGRKTMEEVEGSEFQLDADLVLFAMGFLHPEHKGMLDDLGVEYDGRGNVLAAANCMTNIEGVFTAGDMRRGQSLVVHAIAEGRKLAKSVDEYLMGTTYLRSSL, from the coding sequence ATGGGTAAAGCAACAGGTTTTAAAGAGTTCGAAAGAAAATTAGGAAATTACAAACCAGAGCTAGACAGAGTTAACAATTTTGATGATATCTATGTTCCATTAGAAGATGAAGAGATTAAGGTTCAAGCTTCTAGATGTATGGATTGTGGAGTACCTTTTTGCAGCTATAACTGCCCTCTTGGTAATATCATCCCTGACTACAATGACTTAGTTTATAATAATCAGTGGGATAAAGCTTTGGAAGTTCTTCATACTACAAATAACTTCCCAGAATTTACTGGTAAAATATGTCCTGCTCTATGTGAATCAGGATGTGTACTTGGTATTAATAGAAAGCCTATCACATGTAAACAGATAGAACTTGCAATTATAGAAAAAGGTTGGGAAAAAGGTATAGTAAAACCTCAACCGCCTGCCGTATATACTGGCAAAAAAATAGCTGTTGTAGGTTCTGGTCCATCTGGACTGGCTGCCGCTCAACAATTAGCAAGAGTAGGTCATACAGTTACAGTTTATGAACGTGCAGATGCAATTGGGGGCTGCCTAAGATATGGTATTCCTGATTACAAGCTTCCACAACTCTATATAGACCGTAGAGTCAATCAAATGGAAGAAGAAGGTGTTGATTTTAAGACTAATACTAATGTAGGTAAAGATGTCAGCGTAGAAGACTTGAAAAACAAGTATGATGTAATATGCTTGACAGGTGGTTCAACAACACCTAGAGACCTTGATGTATCAGGTAGAAATTTGGATGGTATCCATTTTGCAATGGAATTCCTGCCACAAGCTAATAAAAGGAATGTAGGAAAAGATATTCCTGCTAATGAATCCATAACTGCTAAGGATAAAAAGGTAATTGTTATAGGTGGTGGAGATACAGGGTCTGACTGTGTCGGTACTTCCATTAGACAAGGTGCAGCTGATGTAATACAGCTTGAATTACTGGATGCTCCCCCTGCCGATAGAAGCTCAGGACAGCCTTGGCCAGTTTATCCAATGATTCTTAGAACTTCTACTTCTCATAAAGAAGCAATGGCTAAGTTTGGTAAGGATATAAGGAATTACAGCATAGCTACTAAATCCTTTGAAGGCAAAGACGGAAAAGTAACAAAAATCAATTGTGTAAAACTTAAGTGGTCTACTGATGAAAATGGTAGAAAGACTATGGAAGAAGTTGAAGGCAGTGAATTTCAGCTTGATGCTGATTTAGTACTTTTTGCTATGGGATTCTTACATCCTGAACATAAAGGTATGTTGGATGACCTTGGAGTTGAATATGATGGACGTGGTAATGTATTAGCTGCTGCTAATTGCATGACCAATATTGAAGGAGTTTTTACGGCTGGTGACATGAGACGTGGTCAATCACTAGTTGTTCATGCAATAGCCGAAGGTCGAAAACTGGCTAAATCAGTTGATGAATATCTTATGGGTACTACTTACCTAAGAAGTTCATTATAA
- the gltB gene encoding glutamate synthase large subunit: MNKSYGLPGKQGLYDPQFEKDNCGVGFVAHMKGNKSHTIIEQGLDVLVNLTHRGAVGSDPDSGDGAGILIQIPHEFLKKEMAALDFTLPDEGDYGVGMVFLPQEPNARYFCEGVFEKYLASENLELIGWRHVPVNERACGLTARGTIPVVHQIFIKRGDLTATEFETKLYIVRKLVEKAIREAYHTYTEAFYICSLSSKTMIYKGQLLARQIPEFYPDLKAPSMVSAIALVHQRYSTNTFPSWDRAQPFRFLAHNGEINTLRGNVNWMNAREGILKSDILGEDIKKLFPIITPDGSDSMNLDNALELLVASGKSLSHAISMLIPEAWQEHATMDEDKKAYYEYHAKLMEPWDGPAGIAFTDGIEIGATLDRNGLRPARYLVTDDDLVVMASETGVLPFESENIIKKGRLEPGKMFLIDTNEGRIISDEEIKKELSSEKPYKKWVDKNKLTLEDLPYPHDPAVLSQDRIIRIQKVFGYTEEELKRIIAPMVELGKEAISSMGNDAPLAVLSEKPQLLSNYFKQLFAQVTNPPIDPIREKLVMSLKQFIGYKGNILGELNEKKNINFIELDSPILDNASFEKIRHIHHKDFRAVKIPIIFPVSKEGEGLQEALDSLNERVINNINEGYNVIILSDRNIDKYNAPIPSLLATSSVHHHLIKQKLRTKVDIIVETGDARDVMHMALLIGYGATAVNPYVALDTIMHLVENKLYVTEDISYEEAYSRYKKAIGNGLLKILSKMGIGTLQSYHGAQIFEAVGINSDIINKYFPGTPSRIQGIGIDIIAKEVIMRHSVAFNSLRNPYQNLLEGGNLHWRKESEAHLFNPDTISKLQQSCRTGNYDLYKEYAGLINNQSEKLCTIRSMLDFSTMGSIPLSEVEPVENIVKRFATGAMSFGSLSKEVHETLALAMNKLGGKSNSGEGGEDPARFVKDKDGSSRNSAIKQVASGRFGVTAEYLVNAEEIQIKMAQGAKPGEGGHLPGHKVTEAIAKVRHSTPGIDLISPPPHHDIYSIEDLAQLIYDLKNINEEARINVKLVSEVGVGTVAAGVAKAHADVVLVSGHDGGTGASPASSIKYAGLPWELGLAETQQTLLMNDLRSRIVVQTDGQLKTGRDVAIAALLGAEEFGFATAALVVSGCIMMRKCQKNTCPVGVATQDPELRKHFKGKPEHLINFFTFLATELREYMAEMGFRTIDEMVGRVDMLKPNQSKMHWKAKAIDFDSILYRPELPSRIQPKCVKEQEHGLEDIFDRTLISDAAEAIDSKSKVYKEYPVKNIHRTVGTMLAGKVAKKYGDNGLTDDTIHYKFNGSAGQTFGGFATSGMTLELEGDANDYLGKGLSGGKLIVYPDKNATFDAGENIIVGNTLLYGATDGEVYINGIAGERFAVRNSGATAVVEGVGDHGCEYMTGGIALILGSTGRNFGAGMSGGIAYVLDEIGDFEKNRCNYQLVITETIQDEDITRIKRLLENHIKYTDSEKAKTIINNFEQYKDKFIRVISPAYKEILLEKNLEFRGCR; this comes from the coding sequence ATGAATAAATCTTATGGTTTACCTGGAAAACAAGGTCTATACGATCCACAATTTGAAAAAGATAACTGTGGCGTTGGCTTTGTAGCTCATATGAAAGGTAATAAATCCCATACAATTATAGAGCAAGGACTGGATGTATTAGTTAATCTAACTCATCGTGGAGCAGTAGGTTCTGACCCTGATTCTGGTGACGGTGCAGGTATCTTAATCCAAATCCCTCATGAATTCTTAAAAAAAGAAATGGCTGCATTAGATTTCACTTTACCTGATGAAGGTGATTACGGTGTTGGAATGGTCTTTCTACCTCAAGAACCTAATGCTAGATATTTCTGTGAAGGTGTATTTGAAAAATACCTTGCCAGTGAAAACCTTGAGTTAATTGGATGGAGACATGTCCCTGTTAATGAAAGAGCCTGTGGTTTGACTGCAAGAGGAACAATTCCTGTAGTACACCAGATTTTTATTAAAAGAGGCGATCTTACTGCAACAGAATTTGAAACCAAATTATATATTGTTAGAAAGCTGGTTGAAAAAGCTATAAGAGAAGCATATCATACTTATACTGAAGCTTTTTACATTTGCAGCCTTTCAAGTAAGACAATGATATATAAAGGACAGTTACTTGCTAGACAAATTCCAGAATTCTACCCTGATCTAAAAGCTCCTTCAATGGTTAGTGCTATTGCTTTAGTTCACCAAAGATACAGTACTAATACCTTTCCATCATGGGATAGAGCCCAACCATTCCGTTTCTTAGCTCATAACGGCGAGATTAATACTCTTAGAGGTAATGTTAATTGGATGAATGCAAGAGAAGGTATCCTCAAATCAGATATTCTAGGAGAAGATATTAAAAAACTTTTCCCAATAATAACACCTGATGGATCAGATTCAATGAATTTGGATAATGCATTGGAACTATTAGTAGCCAGTGGCAAATCTTTATCACATGCCATATCCATGTTGATACCAGAAGCATGGCAAGAACATGCTACCATGGATGAAGATAAGAAAGCTTACTATGAATATCATGCAAAACTCATGGAACCTTGGGATGGTCCTGCTGGTATTGCATTTACAGATGGTATCGAAATCGGTGCTACACTTGACCGTAACGGACTTCGTCCAGCAAGATATTTAGTAACTGATGATGATTTGGTTGTAATGGCATCTGAAACAGGAGTTTTACCATTTGAATCAGAAAACATAATCAAAAAAGGAAGACTAGAACCTGGAAAGATGTTTTTAATAGATACTAATGAAGGAAGAATAATCTCAGATGAAGAAATCAAAAAAGAACTGTCATCTGAAAAACCATATAAAAAATGGGTTGATAAGAATAAATTAACTTTAGAAGATTTACCTTATCCTCATGACCCAGCAGTACTTAGTCAAGATAGAATTATTAGAATACAAAAAGTTTTCGGTTATACAGAAGAAGAACTAAAAAGAATTATTGCTCCTATGGTTGAATTAGGTAAGGAAGCTATTAGCTCAATGGGTAATGATGCACCTCTTGCTGTGTTATCAGAAAAACCTCAACTGCTAAGTAATTACTTCAAGCAACTATTTGCACAAGTAACAAATCCACCTATTGACCCTATACGTGAAAAATTAGTAATGTCCCTAAAACAATTCATTGGTTACAAGGGTAATATTCTAGGTGAGTTAAATGAGAAGAAAAATATTAACTTCATTGAATTAGATTCACCTATACTTGACAACGCTAGTTTTGAAAAGATACGTCATATTCACCATAAAGATTTTAGAGCAGTCAAGATTCCAATTATCTTCCCTGTTTCAAAAGAAGGTGAAGGTCTACAAGAAGCTCTTGATTCTCTTAATGAACGAGTTATAAACAATATCAACGAAGGATACAATGTAATCATTTTAAGTGATCGTAACATTGATAAATACAATGCTCCAATACCTAGTTTGTTAGCTACTTCAAGTGTTCATCACCACTTGATAAAACAAAAATTAAGAACCAAAGTAGATATCATCGTAGAGACTGGTGATGCTAGAGATGTTATGCATATGGCATTGTTAATAGGTTATGGTGCAACTGCTGTCAATCCTTATGTCGCTCTTGATACCATTATGCATCTTGTTGAAAACAAACTATATGTTACAGAAGATATATCCTACGAAGAAGCTTACTCAAGATATAAAAAAGCTATAGGAAACGGTTTATTGAAGATATTATCAAAAATGGGAATTGGAACACTTCAAAGTTATCATGGAGCACAGATTTTTGAAGCTGTGGGTATTAACAGTGACATCATAAACAAATACTTCCCTGGAACACCTTCAAGAATCCAAGGTATCGGTATTGATATTATTGCAAAAGAAGTGATTATGCGCCATAGCGTAGCCTTCAATTCACTTAGAAATCCTTATCAGAACTTATTGGAAGGTGGTAATTTACATTGGAGAAAAGAATCTGAAGCACATTTATTCAATCCAGATACTATTAGTAAATTACAACAGTCTTGTAGAACTGGCAATTACGATTTATACAAAGAATATGCAGGGCTTATCAATAACCAAAGTGAAAAACTATGTACAATACGTAGTATGCTAGACTTTTCTACAATGGGTTCTATACCTCTAAGTGAAGTTGAACCTGTAGAGAATATAGTCAAACGTTTTGCAACAGGCGCAATGTCCTTTGGTTCACTAAGTAAAGAAGTTCATGAAACCCTAGCATTAGCTATGAATAAATTAGGTGGTAAATCAAACTCTGGAGAAGGTGGCGAAGACCCTGCCAGATTTGTAAAAGATAAAGACGGCAGCTCAAGAAATAGTGCCATCAAGCAGGTAGCTTCTGGACGTTTTGGTGTAACTGCCGAGTATCTTGTCAACGCAGAGGAAATACAGATAAAAATGGCTCAAGGAGCTAAACCAGGTGAAGGTGGTCATCTACCAGGACACAAAGTAACTGAAGCCATAGCTAAGGTACGTCACTCAACACCAGGTATTGACCTTATTTCCCCACCACCTCATCATGACATCTATTCTATAGAAGACCTTGCTCAACTTATTTATGACCTGAAAAACATTAATGAAGAGGCAAGAATAAATGTTAAGCTTGTTTCAGAGGTTGGTGTAGGTACAGTTGCAGCAGGTGTAGCTAAGGCACATGCAGATGTAGTTCTTGTATCAGGTCATGACGGAGGTACAGGTGCTTCACCAGCAAGTTCAATCAAATACGCTGGTCTTCCTTGGGAACTTGGATTAGCTGAGACTCAACAAACATTACTTATGAATGACCTTCGTAGTCGTATTGTTGTTCAGACAGACGGTCAGTTAAAGACTGGTAGAGATGTTGCAATCGCCGCATTACTTGGAGCAGAGGAATTTGGTTTTGCAACAGCGGCATTAGTAGTTAGCGGATGTATAATGATGAGAAAATGTCAAAAGAATACATGTCCTGTAGGAGTTGCGACACAAGACCCTGAGTTGCGTAAACATTTTAAAGGTAAACCAGAACATCTAATCAATTTCTTTACCTTCTTAGCTACTGAACTTAGAGAATATATGGCTGAAATGGGCTTTAGAACAATTGATGAAATGGTTGGCCGTGTAGATATGTTGAAACCAAACCAATCCAAGATGCATTGGAAAGCAAAAGCTATTGATTTTGATTCTATTTTATATAGACCAGAACTTCCATCAAGAATACAGCCAAAATGTGTTAAAGAGCAAGAACATGGTTTGGAAGATATTTTTGATAGAACTCTAATATCTGATGCAGCTGAAGCAATTGATTCAAAGAGCAAAGTATATAAAGAATATCCAGTTAAAAATATCCATAGAACTGTAGGAACTATGTTAGCAGGTAAAGTAGCCAAAAAATATGGTGATAACGGTTTAACTGATGATACAATCCATTACAAATTCAATGGTTCTGCCGGTCAGACTTTTGGTGGATTCGCTACTTCTGGTATGACATTAGAACTTGAAGGTGATGCTAATGATTACTTAGGTAAAGGCTTATCAGGCGGAAAGCTCATAGTATATCCTGATAAGAACGCTACCTTTGATGCAGGCGAGAACATCATAGTAGGTAATACGTTATTATACGGAGCAACAGATGGTGAAGTATATATAAATGGTATTGCCGGAGAACGTTTTGCAGTTAGAAACTCTGGTGCTACAGCAGTAGTTGAAGGTGTTGGAGATCACGGTTGTGAATACATGACAGGCGGTATTGCTCTGATTCTAGGTTCAACTGGTAGAAATTTCGGTGCTGGTATGAGTGGTGGTATTGCATATGTTCTTGATGAAATAGGAGATTTTGAAAAGAATAGATGTAACTACCAATTAGTTATTACAGAAACTATCCAAGATGAAGACATTACAAGAATCAAAAGATTATTGGAAAATCATATAAAATATACTGATAGTGAAAAAGCAAAAACAATCATTAATAATTTTGAACAGTACAAAGATAAGTTTATTAGAGTTATATCTCCAGCGTACAAAGAAATATTACTAGAAAAAAACCTTGAATTCAGGGGGTGCAGATAA